Proteins encoded by one window of Leptospira stimsonii:
- a CDS encoding imm11 family protein — protein sequence MNFYRLWPKNGFEWVNAVNPDDYEYFHELRGEPFAGEWKPIEVRRVKADENKPARISDFPWLGGHALILRDSAIRALSTFLLKDGELLSLVCDDGTPLYIFNSRLVDALNYDLSSVTYFPGTNRIMHLADVVLIEERLQTVDIFRLPHRASPTFVSQAVREAVVAADLKGLDFEECLVLNRS from the coding sequence ATGAATTTTTATAGACTATGGCCGAAGAACGGTTTCGAGTGGGTCAATGCAGTGAACCCGGATGACTACGAATATTTTCATGAGTTGAGAGGAGAACCTTTTGCCGGAGAGTGGAAGCCTATTGAGGTGCGAAGAGTAAAAGCGGACGAAAATAAGCCGGCACGCATATCGGACTTTCCCTGGCTTGGGGGCCACGCACTTATTCTACGTGACTCAGCAATTCGGGCACTTTCAACATTTCTTCTTAAGGATGGAGAGTTGCTGTCACTTGTATGTGACGACGGTACTCCGTTGTACATATTTAATTCCCGTCTTGTGGATGCGCTAAATTACGATCTTTCCTCGGTAACATATTTTCCCGGGACGAATAGAATCATGCATTTAGCCGATGTTGTGTTGATTGAAGAACGTTTGCAGACGGTGGATATTTTTCGTCTCCCTCATCGAGCAAGCCCGACCTTCGTGAGCCAGGCAGTGCGAGAGGCCGTAGTTGCGGCAGATTTAAAGGGGTTAGATTTTGAAGAGTGTTTGGTGCTAAATAGAAGTTAA